In Pseudomonas sp. R76, one genomic interval encodes:
- a CDS encoding acetyl-CoA C-acetyltransferase produces the protein MQDVVIVAATRTAVGSFQGSLASIPAPELGAAVIRRLLEQTGLDPAQVDEVILGQVLTAGSGQNPARQASILAGLPHAVPALTLNKVCGSGLKALHLGAQAIRCGDAEVIIAGGMENMSLAPYVLPAARTGLRMGHAKMIDSMITDGLWDAFNDYHMGITAENLVDKYDISREAQDAFAAASQQKAAAAIEAGRFVDEITPILIPQRKGEPVAFAVDEQPRAGTTAESLAKLKPAFKKDGSVTAGNASSLNDGAAAVLLMSADKAKALGLPVLARIASYANAGVDPAIMGIGPVSATRRCLDKAGWSLGDLDLIEANEAFAAQSLAVGKELEWDADKVNVNGGAIAIGHPIGASGCRVLVTLLHEMIKRDAKKGLATLCIGGGQGVALALERS, from the coding sequence ATGCAAGACGTCGTGATTGTTGCTGCCACCCGCACCGCCGTGGGCAGCTTTCAAGGTTCGCTGGCCAGTATCCCGGCACCGGAACTGGGCGCCGCCGTGATCCGTCGCCTGCTGGAGCAGACCGGCCTGGACCCGGCGCAAGTGGACGAAGTGATCCTGGGCCAGGTCCTCACCGCCGGCAGCGGTCAGAACCCAGCGCGCCAGGCGTCGATCCTCGCCGGTCTGCCCCACGCAGTACCAGCGCTGACCCTGAACAAGGTCTGCGGGTCGGGCCTCAAGGCCCTGCACCTGGGCGCCCAGGCGATTCGTTGCGGCGACGCCGAAGTCATCATTGCTGGCGGCATGGAGAATATGAGCCTGGCGCCGTACGTATTGCCTGCTGCGCGCACCGGTTTGCGTATGGGCCACGCCAAGATGATCGACAGCATGATCACCGACGGCCTGTGGGATGCGTTCAACGACTATCACATGGGCATCACCGCCGAGAACCTGGTGGACAAGTACGACATCAGCCGTGAAGCCCAGGACGCGTTCGCCGCTGCTTCCCAGCAGAAAGCCGCTGCCGCGATTGAAGCGGGTCGGTTTGTCGATGAAATCACACCAATCCTGATTCCCCAGCGCAAAGGCGAGCCGGTGGCCTTCGCCGTGGACGAACAGCCGCGCGCCGGCACCACCGCCGAGTCCCTGGCCAAGCTCAAGCCCGCGTTCAAGAAAGACGGCAGCGTCACCGCCGGCAACGCCTCCAGCCTCAACGACGGCGCTGCTGCCGTGCTGCTGATGAGCGCCGACAAGGCCAAGGCCCTCGGCCTGCCGGTTCTGGCGCGTATCGCCAGCTACGCGAATGCCGGCGTCGATCCAGCCATCATGGGCATCGGCCCGGTATCGGCCACCCGCCGCTGCCTGGACAAGGCCGGCTGGAGCCTGGGCGACCTGGACCTGATCGAAGCCAACGAAGCCTTCGCCGCGCAATCGTTGGCGGTAGGCAAAGAGCTGGAATGGGACGCCGACAAAGTCAACGTCAATGGCGGCGCCATTGCCATCGGCCATCCGATCGGCGCGTCAGGCTGCCGCGTACTGGTGACCCTGCTGCATG
- a CDS encoding CoA transferase subunit B: MALTREQMAQRVAREMQDGFYVNLGIGIPTLVANYIPEGMEVMLQSENGLLGMGPFPTEETIDADMINAGKQTVTARIGASIFSSAESFAMIRGGHVDLTVLGAFEVDVHGNIASWMIPGKLVKGMGGAMDLVAGAENIIVIMTHASKDGESKLLSQCSLPLTGAKCIKRVLTDLAYLEIENGAFVLKERAPGVSVEEIVSKTAGKLIVPDHVPEMHFQ; encoded by the coding sequence ATGGCTCTTACTCGCGAACAAATGGCTCAACGCGTCGCCCGCGAAATGCAGGACGGTTTCTATGTGAACCTCGGCATCGGCATTCCAACCCTGGTGGCCAACTACATCCCCGAAGGTATGGAAGTAATGCTGCAATCGGAAAACGGCCTGCTCGGCATGGGTCCGTTTCCTACTGAAGAAACCATCGATGCCGACATGATCAACGCCGGCAAGCAAACGGTGACGGCTCGCATCGGCGCTTCGATCTTCTCCTCTGCCGAGTCCTTCGCGATGATCCGCGGCGGCCACGTCGACCTCACCGTGCTCGGCGCGTTTGAAGTGGACGTACACGGCAACATCGCGTCGTGGATGATCCCCGGCAAATTGGTCAAGGGCATGGGCGGCGCCATGGACCTGGTGGCCGGTGCGGAAAACATCATCGTGATCATGACCCACGCGTCCAAGGACGGTGAGTCCAAGTTGCTCAGCCAATGCAGCCTGCCGCTGACCGGCGCCAAGTGCATCAAGCGCGTATTGACAGACCTGGCTTACCTGGAAATCGAAAATGGCGCTTTTGTCCTCAAGGAACGCGCACCTGGCGTCAGCGTTGAAGAGATTGTGAGCAAGACCGCCGGTAAACTGATCGTCCCGGACCACGTTCCAGAAATGCACTTCCAGTGA
- a CDS encoding CoA transferase subunit A, translating to MAGFDKRVASYEEALAGLEDGMTVLSGGFGLCGIPENLIAEIKRKGTRDLTVVSNNCGVDGFGLGVLLEEKQISKVIASYVGENALFEKQLLSGEIEVVLTPQGTLAEKMRAGGAGIPAFFTATGVGTPVAEGKETREFNGRPYLMEESITGDFAIVKGWKADHFGNVIYRHTAQNFNPLAATAGKITVVEVEEIVEPGELDPAQIHTPGIYVDRIICGTFEKRIEQRTVRK from the coding sequence ATGGCAGGTTTCGATAAACGCGTGGCGTCCTATGAAGAAGCGCTGGCAGGCCTGGAAGACGGCATGACCGTACTCTCCGGTGGCTTTGGCTTGTGCGGCATTCCGGAAAACCTCATCGCCGAGATCAAGCGCAAAGGCACCCGCGACCTGACCGTGGTTTCCAACAATTGCGGCGTCGACGGTTTCGGCCTGGGCGTGTTGCTGGAAGAAAAACAGATCAGCAAAGTCATCGCGTCCTACGTGGGTGAAAACGCCCTGTTCGAGAAGCAACTGCTCAGCGGCGAAATCGAAGTGGTGCTGACTCCCCAAGGCACCCTGGCAGAAAAAATGCGTGCAGGCGGCGCCGGCATCCCGGCTTTCTTCACCGCCACCGGCGTCGGCACGCCCGTCGCAGAAGGCAAGGAAACCCGTGAGTTCAACGGTCGCCCGTACCTGATGGAAGAGTCCATCACCGGCGACTTCGCCATCGTCAAAGGTTGGAAAGCCGACCACTTCGGCAACGTCATCTATCGCCACACCGCACAGAACTTCAACCCGCTGGCCGCCACCGCCGGCAAGATCACCGTGGTCGAAGTTGAGGAAATCGTCGAACCGGGCGAGCTGGACCCGGCGCAGATCCACACTCCTGGCATCTACGTCGACCGGATCATCTGCGGCACCTTCGAGAAGCGCATCGAACAGCGCACTGTCCGCAAATAA
- a CDS encoding LysR family transcriptional regulator gives MTVKQMRAFLAVAQSLSFAAACERLHLSQSALSLTIKGLEEGLGGRLFSRNTRNVALTPEGESLLPLARRLIADWDNAEDELRQRFTLQRGRVTVAAMPSFAGNLLPPILKIFRARYPQVNVTVHDLINEQVLEMVRDRQVELGVAFEPSDGSSLAFTPLYLDRFIAVVPGDSPLAQCSEIDWQTLLEQPFITLQRPSTVRVMLEEHLGALQMKLPVALESHQLATVGKMVANGLGVSAVPALCAQQMEEAGAHCITLSNPVIERPIGVLTKPGHELSAAAQVLFDIFRDEAAKGRFPTF, from the coding sequence ATGACCGTTAAACAGATGCGTGCCTTTCTCGCCGTGGCCCAAAGCCTGAGTTTCGCCGCTGCTTGCGAGCGCCTGCACCTTTCCCAGTCGGCGTTGAGCCTGACCATTAAGGGCCTGGAGGAGGGCCTGGGCGGCCGCTTGTTCAGCCGCAACACGCGCAATGTCGCGCTCACGCCTGAGGGTGAGTCGTTGTTGCCGCTGGCGCGTCGCTTGATTGCCGATTGGGACAACGCCGAGGATGAGCTGCGCCAGCGCTTCACCTTGCAGCGGGGCCGGGTCACGGTGGCCGCGATGCCGTCGTTTGCAGGCAATCTGCTGCCGCCGATCCTGAAGATATTCCGCGCACGTTACCCGCAGGTGAATGTGACGGTGCACGACCTGATCAACGAGCAGGTGCTGGAGATGGTCCGCGACCGCCAGGTGGAGCTGGGCGTGGCATTCGAGCCGTCCGACGGTTCGTCGCTGGCGTTCACCCCGTTGTACCTTGACCGCTTTATTGCAGTGGTGCCGGGTGATTCACCGTTAGCTCAGTGCAGCGAAATCGACTGGCAAACCTTGCTGGAACAGCCATTCATTACCCTGCAGCGGCCTTCCACGGTGAGGGTGATGCTGGAGGAACACCTGGGCGCCTTGCAGATGAAGTTGCCGGTGGCGCTGGAAAGTCATCAATTGGCGACGGTGGGCAAGATGGTTGCCAATGGCCTGGGTGTCAGCGCTGTACCTGCGTTGTGCGCGCAGCAGATGGAAGAGGCGGGCGCCCATTGCATCACCTTGAGCAATCCGGTGATCGAGCGGCCGATTGGCGTGCTGACCAAACCTGGGCACGAACTGTCGGCGGCAGCGCAGGTGTTGTTTGATATTTTTCGCGATGAGGCCGCGAAAGGCCGCTTTCCAACTTTCTGA
- a CDS encoding NAD-dependent protein deacetylase, whose amino-acid sequence MQGTLEHQEDHLDTLYRAMAERRFVVLTGAGISTSSGIPDYRDSEGVRRGMAPMMYQEFLATPQARRRYWARAMLGWPRVRIAQPNKAHLALATLQQRERISGLITQNVDTLHDQAGSQDVIELHGSLHRVLCLDCQQRSERDVIQRVMEDRNPYLAGVDAVQAPDGDTLLDPAFEERFQVPHCPHCNGQRLKPDVVFFGENVAPETAAKAMAAVHQAEGLLVVGSSLMAYSAFRLCKAMVEQGKPVIAINLGKTRGDELLQVKIEASCERLLPLLVERLGQ is encoded by the coding sequence ATGCAGGGCACGCTGGAACATCAAGAGGACCACCTCGACACCCTGTACCGGGCGATGGCTGAAAGGCGCTTCGTGGTGCTGACCGGTGCGGGCATCAGTACGTCGTCGGGCATCCCGGATTATCGCGACAGCGAAGGCGTGCGCCGGGGCATGGCGCCGATGATGTACCAGGAATTCCTGGCCACCCCACAAGCACGGCGCCGTTACTGGGCACGGGCGATGCTGGGTTGGCCACGGGTGCGCATTGCCCAGCCGAACAAGGCCCACCTGGCGCTGGCGACGCTGCAGCAACGCGAACGCATCAGCGGGCTGATCACGCAAAACGTCGATACGCTGCATGACCAGGCCGGCAGCCAGGATGTGATCGAACTGCATGGCAGCCTGCACCGCGTGCTGTGCCTGGATTGCCAGCAGCGCAGCGAGCGCGATGTGATCCAGCGGGTGATGGAAGATCGGAACCCTTACCTGGCCGGCGTCGATGCCGTGCAAGCACCCGATGGCGATACGCTGCTCGATCCGGCTTTTGAAGAACGCTTCCAAGTCCCCCACTGCCCGCACTGCAACGGCCAGCGACTGAAACCCGACGTGGTGTTTTTTGGTGAGAACGTCGCCCCGGAAACGGCTGCCAAGGCAATGGCTGCGGTGCATCAGGCTGAGGGTTTGCTGGTGGTGGGCTCATCGCTGATGGCTTATTCGGCGTTTCGCCTGTGCAAGGCGATGGTGGAGCAAGGCAAGCCGGTGATTGCCATTAACCTGGGCAAGACACGCGGGGATGAACTGTTGCAGGTGAAGATCGAGGCGTCTTGCGAGCGGTTGTTGCCCTTGCTGGTCGAGCGATTGGGACAGTAG
- a CDS encoding CBS domain-containing protein translates to MKTVAQVLKAKDQKNQDVHTIQWDHTVFEALVRMSEKNVGALPVVKEGTVVGIISERDYARKIMLKGLSSVTTKVHEVMSSPVITVDTHKTVEECMNIMTDSHLRHLPVVEDGKLLGLLSIGDLVKEAIAEQADLIKQLEQYIRGE, encoded by the coding sequence ATGAAAACCGTCGCACAAGTGCTCAAAGCCAAGGACCAGAAAAACCAGGACGTCCACACCATTCAGTGGGACCACACGGTATTTGAGGCGCTGGTCCGGATGTCAGAGAAAAACGTCGGGGCATTGCCGGTGGTCAAGGAAGGCACGGTAGTCGGGATCATCAGCGAACGTGATTACGCACGCAAAATCATGCTCAAAGGCCTATCGTCGGTCACCACAAAAGTCCATGAGGTAATGAGCTCGCCTGTGATCACCGTGGATACCCACAAAACTGTCGAAGAATGCATGAACATCATGACCGACAGTCACCTGCGTCACCTGCCCGTGGTCGAAGACGGCAAACTGCTGGGCCTGCTGTCCATCGGTGACTTGGTGAAAGAAGCCATTGCCGAGCAAGCTGACCTGATCAAACAGCTGGAGCAGTACATCCGCGGCGAATAG